One segment of Methylotuvimicrobium sp. KM2 DNA contains the following:
- a CDS encoding transposase translates to MKKVTVENYREDKYYPRIVKATAELLTEHRVFLPTKVKIPMMQPQLTDTLFDDFLQVLPTDFQERAYELQAFARARKIRSPLQLLQLVLLYCGQDLSLRSCAGEVAKLQGYLSDTAVIKRLAACVSWIKSLLKSVFGLDKAVNHGALNFIVIDGSTVQEPGANETTYRLHVAIDLMSLTLREVNVTTDKVGESLDHYQLAAGDVALVDRGYNQPKSLVPLIDRGGHVVLRYNPHSMTLYERCNEPKGVKIDWEQRIRDLNGQPGAIPVYLCHQDKRIEGVVHAMPLPPEQAAQARRKAKQNARKKGRTASQKTLMLSGWVLVFTSIPESLLDTKSIAELYRVRWQVELVIKRLKSLLDIDRLRARKDSKLADLYLHGKLLFAAVTQKIAQRRFGQAATTMAGDRSITHWHLWRTIANEIKAGLTACFPKNKRFIDDHVKSLCERPRKRKLQSLPGRVLELVTECCALGVSIA, encoded by the coding sequence ATGAAAAAAGTCACGGTCGAAAATTACCGCGAGGATAAATACTATCCTCGCATCGTTAAAGCAACGGCTGAATTACTGACGGAACATAGAGTATTTTTACCGACGAAAGTGAAAATCCCTATGATGCAGCCACAGTTAACAGATACCCTTTTTGATGACTTTTTGCAAGTGCTACCAACGGATTTTCAGGAGCGGGCCTATGAATTACAGGCGTTTGCACGAGCGCGGAAAATCCGATCACCGCTGCAGTTATTGCAGTTAGTCCTGTTGTATTGCGGACAGGACTTGTCGTTGCGCAGCTGCGCCGGCGAAGTCGCCAAGCTTCAAGGCTATTTGAGCGATACGGCGGTGATCAAGCGATTGGCGGCCTGCGTGTCGTGGATTAAATCGTTACTGAAGAGTGTGTTCGGGTTGGATAAAGCGGTCAATCACGGTGCGCTGAATTTCATTGTGATTGACGGTTCGACTGTGCAAGAGCCGGGAGCGAACGAAACGACGTATCGCCTCCATGTGGCGATCGACTTGATGAGCTTGACACTTCGCGAGGTCAACGTCACGACCGATAAAGTCGGCGAAAGCTTGGATCATTACCAGTTGGCTGCAGGTGATGTCGCGTTAGTTGATCGAGGCTACAACCAACCGAAGTCTTTAGTCCCGCTCATTGATCGCGGCGGCCACGTCGTGCTGCGCTATAATCCGCACAGCATGACGCTTTACGAACGGTGCAACGAACCGAAAGGTGTCAAAATCGACTGGGAACAGCGCATACGCGATTTGAATGGTCAGCCGGGTGCGATACCGGTTTATCTGTGTCATCAAGACAAACGTATCGAAGGCGTGGTGCATGCCATGCCGTTACCGCCGGAACAGGCGGCGCAAGCACGCCGCAAAGCGAAACAAAACGCGCGCAAGAAAGGCCGCACGGCAAGCCAAAAGACCTTGATGCTGAGCGGCTGGGTATTGGTTTTTACCTCGATTCCCGAATCGCTGCTCGACACGAAATCAATCGCTGAGCTCTACCGGGTTCGCTGGCAAGTGGAGCTGGTCATAAAACGCCTGAAAAGCTTGCTTGATATTGACCGGCTACGCGCCCGAAAAGACAGCAAGCTGGCGGATTTATATTTGCACGGTAAGTTACTGTTTGCCGCAGTGACCCAAAAAATCGCGCAACGCCGTTTCGGCCAAGCGGCCACCACGATGGCCGGCGATCGTTCGATTACCCACTGGCATTTATGGCGCACGATCGCCAATGAGATCAAGGCAGGACTCACGGCTTGTTTTCCAAAAAATAAGCGCTTTATTGACGACCACGTAAAAAGCCTTTGTGAACGTCCGCGCAAGAGAAAGCTTCAGAGTTTGCCGGGTCGCGTTTTGGAACTCGTAACTGAGTGCTGTGCTTTA